In Apodemus sylvaticus chromosome 7, mApoSyl1.1, whole genome shotgun sequence, the sequence CAAAGTCAAGGTTGCCTTCAGCCAATGGttagctcaaggccagtctgggtttcATGAGATCCGGCTACATGTGGCAGTCCAAAGACGATCTAGGTGGTCAGTGTCCActgtccaccttgtttgagacagtgtcttgttCCTTCCTGTGTAAGCCGGTCTGGAAGGTGCAAGAGCTTCCAGGATTCTCCTGTCTGCGCCTCCTACCTTGATGTAGTGTTAGGGTTACAGACATGATCTCCGGTGTCTGCTTTATGTGGGTTGTGGGGAaacgaacttgggtcctcatagTGGCACGGTAAGGGCTTTCCCCCTtttgtgtatgcgtgcatgtgtgtgctggtatgtacttgcacatgtgtgcagagatCAGAGGAAGATCTCAGCTGGTGACGTCCCTCAGATACTTCCCATCTTCtatttgagacagagcctctcatTGGCCTGCAAAATTGTCCAGTTGTCCAGTCAGGCCCGAGCGCCTCCAGGGACCAGCCAATCTCTGTCGCTTATCTTTTTTCATAGGCTCTGTGGATCTGAACTGAGGTCCACATGCATGCAAGGCCATCCCCCCAGCAAAAGGCTTCTTCCCTTTCCAGTAAGGTGGAAGAGAGCCCCCTTTGGCTTCCCACTGTCTGACTACACTCTTTCCTCTGCAGACTCTCTTCCAGAGCCCGGAAGAGGGCTGGCAGCTCTACACGTCAGCCCAGGCGCCGGATGGCAAATGCATCTGCACAGCCGTGATCCCTGCACAGAGCACCTGTGCCCGGGATGGTCGGAGCAGAGAGCTTCGGCAGCTCATGGAGAAGGTAGGGGCGTGACAGGCACTGGGGGAGGCACTGGGGGAGTCCTTTTGCCTCTCACTCCACTTGTCACCATCTAAGCCACAACAGACCTAGCCAGGTAGCTCCTTCTAAAGTGGCCAACGACCGAGATACCTCTaggtagtttttttttctatttacatttttattaaatatttctttctttcttttttggatttgttttttgttgttgttgtttttgtttttgtttttgttttttttttccgaggcagggtttctctgtgtagccctggctgtcctggaactcactctgtagaccaggctggcctcgaactcagaaatctgcctgcctctgcctcccagagtgctgggatcacaggcgtgcgccaccacggcccggcttttattttttgattttgagacagagtctctctatatatagccctggctgtcctggaaccctctctgtagaccaagctggtcttgaactcggagatctacCTGCCAATGCCTCTCCATTGCTGGGATTGAAGGAGtttgccaccatacccagctctaTGAACTATTTTGAATTTACCTTTCCTCTCCtcgttgctgttgttattgttgattttgggacagggtctcactgtggagctctggctggcctggaacttgctatatgaACCAAACTAGCCTCAGACAGtcatccacctgcatctgcctctccagtgctggaactCAAACGTGTGCACCGCCACGTCCaacttctttacttttcttttctgaattggtatcacgtagcccaggctgtcttatAGCTGTTCACTCTAGCTAAAGCTTTGAACTCTGACCCTCTGGCTTCTGTCTCGAGTGTTGGGATGACAGGCACGTGTCCACCTCCAGGTGAATTCCTTCGTTCATTATTTGTTCCAGGTTTCCTAGAAAGAGAGGCCACACGTTTATAGAGCTGAGAAAGCTGTAGTGTCAGGGACAACATCTGTGTTTGCCCTTGTGCACTCTGACCTGGTAGCCAATGCTCTCCGCAGCCTTGGGACACCCTGCTAAGAAGGGGCTTGGTGCCCTCTTCAAGCAAGGGTCTCACCTGCTCCTTGTTCTGTCAAGGCTTGTGCAAATTGTGCAGTGGAAGTGGCAGTGCACTCCTACAatgccaggacttgggaggctgaggcagaatgaCTGCCACaggtttgagtccagcctgggctacataggaagatCCTGTtgagtgggaggtgggggaggtgctGAGTTGCCACCAAGCCTTACGGCCCGAGTTCAAGCCCCAGGCCCCACACGGTTAGAAGAGAGAATGAACACCCACCAGTTGCCCTCTGACTGCcacaccccaaacaaacaaatgtaatcttaaaacattttaaaggggAGCCAGGAGGAGCGGGGAACTTGAACCAGTCTGGCTGAAGTATGAgctgctgggtgggtgggtggccctctCAGAAAATAGGGTGGAGAGTTATTGTGGAAAACAAGCAACACCAATCTCTGTCCTCCAGACATACTTATGCAGATGTgtgcgcacatacatacatatacacacatacatagatgtgtgtgtacaaatacatacatatacacacatacatacatacatagatgtgtgcacacatacatacatatacccacatacatagatatgtgcacacacatatacacacatacatacatagatatgtgtgcacatacatacatatacccatatatataggtatgtgcatacacatatacacacatacatatacccacatacatagatatgtgtgcacacacatatacacatacatatatagatatgtacacatacacatatacacatatacatgcacatacattcatatacacacatagatatgaACACATAGatatgtacacaaatatatatacacatatagatatgAACAAAtagatatgtgcacacatacatatacacatatacatgcacatgcatatacacatacatatatagatatgtacacacatacatatacacatatacatgcacatacattcatatacacacatacatagatatgaACACATagatatgtacacacagacatatacacatatacatgcacatgcatatacacacatacatatatgtgcacacacataacacacttacacatagatatggatgtacacacacacatacctgcatgcaGAATCCTTTCCACCCTGGCTGCCTCCACTTCATCTGTCTCCAGGATGTTTCGGATTCTTTGCTAACTAAAGTCCTTGTCACCGCCCATTTGTCAGCTGTGATGCCTGCAACCACCCCTCTCACTGAACAGAGGAGGAAGTTGAGACTTGACAGCAGGGAGCACCTGGGGACCTGCAACCCACCCACCCCTGACTCTCAGAATCCTGCTCTGCCCACTCCCCTTACTGAAAATGCTTTTCCCCAAAGCTGTGGACTTTCATGTAGTGACCTTTGATTGTTCACAGTGGCTGGAAAAAATAGTTCACGGCATGTCTAGTGATGTGTACTCCGCGTCTCCCATAGCCTATGTtgctcttgaactcactgtgtaactaAAGAGGACCTTGGACCTCAAATCCTCCTGGATCCACTTGCGTACAAGTATGAACCACCCAGTCTGCTGGGTTGGAGCCAGGGCTTTGTGCGCCCTGGACAACTGCTCTATTACTGAGCTTTTAAAGCCCCGGGATTCTCCCACcgctgtttttgattttttgttttgttttgtcttttgacacACCCTGACCCAGATGGACCCGGAACTCATGCTGTAGTCTTGGCTGAGCtggaactcatggcaatcctcctgctatagcccaggttctgggattacaacTGTGACCCACCACTCCaggctcttttttgttttttcaagacaggacttctctttgtagtcctggctgtcctaaaacttgctctgtagacaaggctggcctggaactcacagaaatccacctgcctctgcctcctaagtgctgggactaagtgTGCACcgccaccacttcccagcctGGGCACTTCTTTTAAGGATGCCCTTAAAATTCTGATCCTCTGCCTATTcctccaagcactgggattatgggtgtgtgccaccacacctggttctgGTCTTCATTTTGGAAAACACCCGCTGCCTTCCTGTATCAGGAGGGTGGATGCCAAGCATGGGGAGGAGGCCCCAGGTGTGAGGGGAGGGGACTTTGTGGAGCCTGCTATTGGAAGGCTGCTAGTGAGATTGGGGGAGCAGGGTTGGCAGGGGTCTGTGCTGGTCCTGGCCACCTGTCTGTGGCTGGGAGGAGGAGCTGGTCTCCTGAGTGGTTCTCCTTCTAGGTCCAGAATGTGTCGCAGTCCATGGAGGTCCTTGAGCTAAGGACCTATCGGGATCTCCAGTATGTTCGCAGCATGGAGACCCTCATGCGGAGCCTGGATGCAAGGCTCAGGGCGGCCGATGGGTCAGTCTCTGCCAAAAGCTTCCAGGTGGGTTCTTTTGAGTTCAGCTCTAAGGTCAAGAGAGTGGTGGCGGGTTTGGGGGAGGAGCTGCGGCAAGAGAGATTGCTGTGAAagccagaggacccaagttcaagggTGGGGCCATGTCTGGGAAGAAATGAGGGGTTGGCTGGGCCCGGGCGTCCTGAAGGCATCTGTCGGCAAGGGATGAGCCTTGTATCCAAGATGACAGAGTGAAGGTGTGGGTCAAGAGTCAGGGGTCGGATCGGCGGCCATTTTCTCCTGGTGAGCAGGAACTGAAGGACAGGATGACAGAGCTGCTACCCCTGAGTTCAGTGCTGGAGCAGTACAAAGCAGACACACGGACCATTGTGCGCCTGCGGGAGGAGGTGAGGAACCTCTCTGGCAACCTGGCTGCCATCCAGGAGGAAATGGGTGCCTACGGGTACGAGGACTTGCAGCAGCGCGTGATGGCCCTGGAAGCCCGACTCCATGCCTGCGCGCAGAAGCTGGGTAGGCCTTGACCCTGAAGCTTGCTCCCACCCCCGATCTCCACACCCAACCCCAATGCTGCCCGTGTACTCCAAAGCTAGGTGCGGTTTGGCATCTAACTGCGAACCTCCCTCATTGGTCTCCCTATCCCAAGGCCACCTCAGGCCCCAGCGCTGGAAGTAGCTTTGGCTCATTTTCAACCCTTTATCTCCAAGCTGACATCCTGAGATCACACCCAGGTCTCCTCCCTGAtgcccagcccccagcccttCCCAGTGCAGCCAGTGTCCTGCCTCTCTCCCCGGAGCTCTTGCTGCATCTATCCTCATGCACGCTCACCGTTCCTGTCTCCCAGGCTGCGGCAAGCTGACAGGCGTCAGCAACCCCATTACCATTCGGGCCATGGGTTCCCGCTTTGGCTCCTGGATGACTGACACAATGGCCCCCAGCGCAGACAGCAGGGTGAGTGATCCCGCTTCAGTGACTGCCTGCAGGTGCCCGGGGGAATCCACACTGGTGACTCTTACTtaggtttcatttttattatttttaactcgTGGGTGTATATGGGGAGGTGGGTAGCACGCTTGAAGGAGAAAAGGCCATTGGAtgtccctagagctggagttaagatctgcctgtctctgctttgtgagtgctgggatggaGGGTGTGCATTACCACCATGTCCATCCCACTGTTTAACAATAATTACAGTATTATTTacttagtgtgtgtgcacatggatgtgtgcacatatgcaccaTAGCATCTGTGTGTAGGTCACAAGCAAGTGAGGACAACTTGCTTGGTTCGAGTCTCTCCTCCTACCATGTAGGTCTTGGGGATTGATCTGCGGCTGTCACTGGGAAGCAGGCACCTTTACCCTCTGGGCAGTCTCACACCAGTGACTTGTACTCTGTCATCCTGGGTCTTTGGACCTTCCCTCGACTGCCTAGTGACCAAGGGACTGAGGTTCTTCTGTCCTTGTCAGTCTACGTCATCTGTCTAGAGAATATGGTTGCAGGGTGCACGTGCCTTTCGATATCAAGGACACATTCTGAGAACGGCAGTTAGGCAATCTTGTCACGGTATAGACATTTGCAGAAATTAAGATGGCATCGGGCTAGAGAGGGAAACAGCATAGGGGcaagagtgcttgctgtacagatgtgaggacctgagttcaaaccccaggtACCAATAAGTGGGCATGTGCACCAATGctgtggggagcagaggcagggagatcactGGGACTTACTGGCACCAGCACGAGTTAAGTTAGACACCCTGTCCCACAGAAATGAGCTGGAGGGCGAAACAGCAGGCCATCTGatgttctcctctggcctctgactaTTTCATGTCTGTGGTTGATAAAAATACTCAGACAAAAAgtaacttggagaagaaagggccTTAGATTAATTTACAATTCCAGGTTAAAGTCTATCATTGCagagaagtcaagacaggaatttCAAACAGCTAGTCACACCGCAAGCACAGTCAGGATGTTGGAATTGGATATGAACTTAACCAGTCCTGTTCACTCTTAGCCAGAGGCACTTGGGCAGGTGCCTTCATATTGTCCTTGTGATTCTTATCCTTCTACACTGACGGTCTTAAACCTCAGCTCCATGGTGAGGTCATTCCCAAGTGCATCAGCATGGCGCTGACAATGCTGCTGCCGAGAGGTCAGTGACACGGCTGGCAATCTTGTGTTTGTAGGAGTTAGCCACTGACAATGAACCGGAGCCAGGCAAGGCTGCAAGcccctctaatcccagcacttagctgtgagctcaaggccagtttagtctacaaaatgagttccatgccagcctgggctaactctattcaaaaaacaaaaccaaaacaaacaacaaaaaccaaaccaaaccaaccaaccaaaatatAGTGACTTCAAAGTAACCTCTTATTACTTGATAGCTGTTGAGAGAACATTCTCAACCCAGTATCCAGTGAATCTGTGATCCCAATAAGTCTCCTAGAGGCAAAATGTTCCCTGATCCTTCAGGTCATCACCACTAATTTGGGGTCCTTTTGGTATGTGTTCATAAAGGTATGTGCCTAGGCAGGGGTGTGGCCCTGCacggagaccagaggtcaacatgTTTCTCTATCGCTCTCCACCGGGTCTCGTCCCTTCTGCTTTTAGTGTGTGTTTGATGCGCACAAGTttgtgtgcagctgtgtgtgctCGGAGACCGGGGATGTCAGATGCCCAGCCTTAGGCCTGGATATAGGCTCTCCCACTAGCTGAGCTAGGCTGGCAGTCAGCATGCCCCAGCCGAGTCTCCTGTTTCTGCTCTCAAGAGCACTGGGCTTTGAGGCTCATATGGCTGCCATGGCCAGCTTTTCAGATGGGTTCTGGGTTCAGACAACCTTTGTGCTCGCAAAGCAGGTGAACTCTCCCACGGAGCCATCTTCCTGACCCTTTCAAACCCCCTTACCCCCAGTCAAGTTCTCTCACAAAACCTGCAGCTCATCAGTATGGCTATGCTGACCGGCTGATGAACTCCAAAGACCTGTCTCTGGCCTCCCCTGCAGTGTGGTTACAGCTGCACACCACTGTGCCCGGCTCCTTTCTGGGTCCTCATGTTTgaatggcaaacactttaccccttgagccatctccccaggcccactAATGTTCGCAATCACCAAACTATAAACTGGTCACTAGGGTCATAGGGAGGGCTGTGACTAAGTAGCGACATGCTGATAATGGCTGACCATGGTGACCAGAGGTTGATCTTGCCTGGCTGGGCAGTCTTGGAGGGTCACAGGTTCCAGTCCCTCCAGTGACTGGCCGCTGTTCCCATAGGTCTGGTACATGGATGGCTATTACAAAGGCCGCCGAGTGCTGGAGTTCCGTACTCTGGGAGACTTCATCAAAGGCCAGAACTTCATCCAGCACCTGCTGCCACAGCCATGGGCAGGTACGGGCCATGTGGTATACAACGGCTCTCTGTTCTACAACAAGTACCAGAGCAACGTGGTGGTCAAATACCACTTCCGGTCCCGCTCGGTGCTGGTGCAGAGAAGCCTTCCGGGAGCTGGTTACAACAACACCTTCCCCTATTCCTGGGGCGGCTTCTCGGACATGGACTTCATGGTAGACGAGAGCGGGCTGTGGGCTGTGTATACCACCAACCAGAACGCGGGCAACATCGTGGTCAGCCGGCTGGACCCTCACACCCTAGAGGTCGTGAGGTCCTGGGACACCGGGTACCCTAAGCGCAGCGCCGGCGAGGCCTTCATGATCTGCGGTGTCCTCTACGTGACCAACTCTCACCTGGCCGGAGCCAAGGTCTACTTTGCGTACTTCACCAACACGTCCAGCTATGAGTACACGGATGTGCCCTTCCACAACCAGTACTCGCACATCTCCATGCTGGATTACAACCCCAGGGAGCGGGCCCTGTATACCTGGAACAACGGGCACCAGGTGCTGTACAACGTCACCCTCTTCCACGTCATCAGCACTGCCGGGGACCCCTAGGTGCCCGTGCAAGGGCTGTGGGGAGCCTTCCCACGCGGCCCGTGAGCCACGCCCCTCCCCTCCGCCCAGCCTTTTCTTGGTCACGCCCTTGCCCGAGGTTCCTTCCCCCACTTTCCCAGCCCAGCTTCTGTTCTCTATCTACCCACGCATTGTCTCCATTTATTGATGTCTGCTTTTGATACTCCACTTCTGAGTCTTTCCGCCTTTTTATGGATGCTCTCCTTACTGACCGGacctctctcctctccactctccctcctcttcctctcccagttTCCCACATTCCTtatccctcacccccaccctatCCCTGGATCTGAGTgcatggattttgttttttaaatttattatttacacGTTTTCTTTCTGGGATGCCAGAATAAACTGGATCTTTGACATTTGGTGGCTGCGTTGTTTTGTACCCATTGGTAACTGCAGAAGACTTGGCTCCTTGGAGTCTCTATTCCCTGTGCTGTGTGTCCTGTAACAGCCCTTCCCAGAGCTGGCTAGCCCCTGGTGGAGCCCACCCAACCCAAAGGTGTTTCAATTACAAGCAATTAGCTTAAAAGCAAATCGATCAGAACGGCATAGAATTCTATTATGGGGATGAAAGGTGGCATCCAGTGGGCATTCCGCAGTGCTGTCTGACTTACTGACCACACTGGCACATCACTAAGCTGTCTGGTTCTAATGGCTTTTTAACAATTTGGCTGCTTTTGAGAAAGGTTAGGGCTCCCAATTTCTTCTCTGCTTTGTAATTGCAAGTCTCAACTAACTAGGTGTACCTAGCCAGGTTTTGAGCAAAGTCACTGCACACTGTAAGAGGCTGGGACAGAGATGTACCCCACTCAGTGaggacgggggtggggtggggtggggctgggcaggCTGAAATGGAACCATCAGATACTCCTCCTTAGGTGACTCCTCCTGACAGCCGTCTCTGTTTCCCTTAATAAATCTACTCactgttaaacaaacaaacaaacaaacaaacactaaccAAAGCAACCTAACCAAAACAAGGTGGCACGATAGGGTTAGGCAGTCAGAGGCGGCCTGGTGCTCCCAGCTGGGGCACTGCTGGGATAAGATAAAAACTTGGCTAGGAAATGGGCCCGCACAGCAGACTGGGCTCTATGTAGCCAAAGGTGACCTTGAGCTTTTGATCCTCCTGATCTCACTTCCACTACCAtggctgtttttttcttctttttaaaaagattcatccATTTATTCTatgtgagtacaccgtagctgtcgtcagacacagcagaagagggcatcagaccccattacagatgactgtgagccaccatgtggttgctgggaattgaactcaggatctctggcagagcagtcagtgctctgtaCCGCTAAGCCATGTCCCCAGTCCCACCCCCATGCCTGGTTTTCAATGATGCTgaggatggatcccaaggtttCATTCATGCTAGGCAAGTCTTTTGCTAACTGAGCCTCAGCACGATGAGGCTGTGTCAGCCAGGCCTGTGGTGTACGGCCTGTTGGCTGAGGCCCCTCAGACAAACTTCTATCTCCAAAAGTATTTAAGGTTTATAACAGTAGCCAAGCTagttatgaaggagcaacaaAAATAGCTTTATGGCTGGAGGGTCACCACAAGATGAGGTACTGTATTAGTTACAGCATCAGAAAGGCTGAGGCCAAGGTGTCAGAGAAAATGAGGGGTAACTCAGCAGAGCAGTGCATGATCCACACTGCTTCCCATCCCCACTGCAGCCCAGGGAACCCACAGCAGGAGCAGCATGTGCACATCTCCACTGGCCATGACCCCACCCTGCTGAGGCCACCAGGAGGCTGCTGTCCCCATCTCTAATTAATGGCCTCTGTGATTAAATCATCTCCGGGAACTCAGACTTGGATTCCATATTGGGAAGGACCCATGAATAATGAATGGCGCTGCCTAATGCACTCATTTAAAACCAATCTCTAAAGGCATCCTCGCAAAGAGCAATTAATTCCCACATAAGTGAACAGGCATGACAGACTTCATGCCACTGAAGACAGCAGAGGCTTGGCAAGGAGGAACCCACCAGACATACCAGTTCTGGGGAGGCTTGATGCCACCcaggtgagaccttgtctcaaaatcccAAATAAGGAAAAGGAGTTTGCATGTCTCCTGCCTGTGACATGTGCTCATGGTGGCCACCGTCTCAGATTCGGAGAAGCAGGCTGCACCTATAGCACCGTGGGATCCTAGCCTTGGCTCAGAGAACTTGTGCCGAGACAGTTCCACAAGGACAGGACTGATGCGAGCATGTCTGTCATGTGTGGCACTGTTTACTTGGGCCAGAGCATCTGACAGCACACCCACTGTTGCTCTTATACATGTGCACTTAGTGTATAGTCAatgaatacatgcacacacatgtgcatatgaatATACACTTAATGTAGAGACAAATACACGGCACACACTGCAACTACAAAGGATGAGCAATcagtcctcccctcctcccccagccatcacctccattcatttgtctgtcTTGAGCTATGTGGTGCTGAATTAACCAACTTGCCCTAAATCATAGATGAGTGTCTGGCTATAATCAGGAAGCTGCTGTTCCCTACTGCAGCAATAACCCAGAATCCCGTGTCTGGTCTAAGAAGAGCCCATTAAGAATGAGCAGTGGAGTCTGCACAAAGACAAGTTTCCATCCCTTGGGTGTGGGGGTTTGTTACACTGTTGCCAGCCTAAAGGCCCAGGATTTATAGCCAGTTCCCAGTAGCAGGTCTGGGTGGGAACTTGGAGCAGGTGAGGGAAACCACAGGTAGTTAATAATATATGCTGGGGACATTGAGTGGGCTCCTGGGGCTCATTTATCTAACAGCAGTGTTCAGACTTAGGTTTTCACAACTGTATAGACAGGAAAGGGGTTGGCAGGGGTCCAAAGGACAGATCCTAGACAGAGGGTTGGGGTCATACAGAACAGATACCAAGTCACATGGCCATACACAGGGCAGTGGCCCTGGCGAGAACCTTCCAGAGCTCTTGGTGCTGCAAGCCAAGATAGGGGTCCTCTTCCTCCCCCGGGGCCCTGTGATACCTGGAAGGCTGCCATGGCTTCTCAACTGCTTTGAGACAGCAAAGCTATGACTGTCTGCCTTGAGTCCCCACGGCTGCACTGGAGAACATTTTGCTGGAGGTATAGCTAACTCAGCTCAGCCTGTGCCTGTCTGAGCTGGGAAAAAACTCATTAAACCTTCCTAATGACAAATGCTCCAGCAGGCGCTGGCAAAGAGAGATTGCTCTAGAAAGCAGCCAGATGGAAGCAGGCTCAGGTGACTGTTCATGAGACCCAGGCCTGTGGGGAGGGCGGGCTCTCTTGGGGTCCAGGCTTAATATTACTCCGATCCCCAAGCCTTGCTGGTTAGAGCCAACCCCCCTCCCCTGGCTGCATCCCCACCAATCTCTTGCAGGTATATGCAGAAAGCTTGGTAGACTCCCCGAGTCCTCAGTCCATGTGCTCAGGCGCAGTTGTAGGAGACACAGGCCCCTAGCCAATGTGGGAGagccctccttctctccccaacTGCCACTCAAAGCAATATCCATTTCCCAGCCCCCTCTACCAGGATCTCTGTTCTTCTGGGAGCTGATAAAGCCCCCCTCTCCTCCAGTTGAGGGGGCctctgttgccatggaaacagcaCCTGGTGAGTGCTAGGTCTGGTGGCTGAACCCAGGAATAACCAGTCAGAAGTGGGTGGCAGATGCTGGATATGATTTGTTCTCACCAATAAGCAGTCTGTCTgtgtgctggggggaggggtgggcattGGGGGTGTGCCAAGGCAGATGCTGAGCCAGGTTCCCTCAGGATCTTTCCAGACCTAACAGCTAGAagcggggtggggggatggggtggtcTGCGCATACCTCAACAGTCTCCAGGTGTTTATCAATTGGGTCTGGACTGGTGGGGCA encodes:
- the Olfm2 gene encoding noelin-2 encodes the protein MEKVQNVSQSMEVLELRTYRDLQYVRSMETLMRSLDARLRAADGSVSAKSFQELKDRMTELLPLSSVLEQYKADTRTIVRLREEVRNLSGNLAAIQEEMGAYGYEDLQQRVMALEARLHACAQKLGCGKLTGVSNPITIRAMGSRFGSWMTDTMAPSADSRVWYMDGYYKGRRVLEFRTLGDFIKGQNFIQHLLPQPWAGTGHVVYNGSLFYNKYQSNVVVKYHFRSRSVLVQRSLPGAGYNNTFPYSWGGFSDMDFMVDESGLWAVYTTNQNAGNIVVSRLDPHTLEVVRSWDTGYPKRSAGEAFMICGVLYVTNSHLAGAKVYFAYFTNTSSYEYTDVPFHNQYSHISMLDYNPRERALYTWNNGHQVLYNVTLFHVISTAGDP